A DNA window from Zingiber officinale cultivar Zhangliang chromosome 3A, Zo_v1.1, whole genome shotgun sequence contains the following coding sequences:
- the LOC122050307 gene encoding UPF0496 protein 4-like: MLFVHKDASAYRFPFFASSPPKSPPASLARSFEDALAARLADLHLDTASLSWLTRAVRVLALTLDDAAALLADAPVSSSDRDALAGHLDSGVALLDACNAASAEIDRLLRRRLHLRFALHILASSDGGRDAERLRKARDSLEEWTVGPRRAIKPSAVDLVKSLAPANPPKGKLSVARRAIYAVAAVSSLIVGALVAALGGSEHLAAVRVPSDLPWAKEYHDLAAAISHKLVGDWFAAELDAAQAAVQKLTDVISTNGEDMTETLRKSIEDTKKATGALTEGLDELSHAVSGLFHSALGLRNAALLGFRVGSCK, encoded by the coding sequence ATGTTATTCGTGCACAAGGATGCCTCCGCCTACCGGTTCCCTTTCTTCGCCTCGTCTCCGCCGAAATCGCCGCCGGCTTCCTTAGCGCGTTCCTTCGAAGACGCCCTCGCCGCCCGCCTGGCCGATCTGCACCTAGACACCGCCTCACTCTCATGGCTCACCCGCGCCGTCCGCGTCCTCGCTCTCACCCTCGATGATGCGGCCGCCCTCCTGGCTGACGCCCCCGTTTCCTCTTCCGATCGTGACGCCCTCGCTGGCCACCTCGACTCGGGCGTTGCCCTCCTTGACGCCTGCAACGCCGCCTCTGCCGAGATCGACCGCCTCCTCCGTCGGCGCCTCCATCTCCGCTTCGCCCTCCACATCCTCGCCTCCTCCGATGGAGGCCGCGACGCTGAGAGGCTGCGTAAGGCGCGGGACTCCCTGGAGGAGTGGACCGTCGGCCCCCGTCGCGCCATCAAGCCATCCGCCGTCGACCTAGTGAAATCCCTGGCCCCGGCTAACCCTCCGAAAGGCAAGTTATCAGTTGCCCGGAGAGCGATCTACGCCGTCGCGGCGGTTTCCTCCCTGATCGTCGGCGCCCTCGTGGCCGCCCTCGGCGGCAGCGAGCATCTCGCCGCCGTTCGCGTCCCTTCCGACCTGCCCTGGGCGAAGGAGTACCACGATCTCGCCGCGGCGATATCGCACAAGCTCGTCGGCGACTGGTTCGCCGCGGAGCTGGATGCGGCCCAAGCGGCCGTCCAAAAATTGACGGACGTGATCTCAACAAACGGCGAAGACATGACGGAGACGTTACGGAAATCCATTGAAGACACCAAGAAAGCGACGGGTGCTTTGACGGAGGGTCTGGACGAGTTATCTCACGCCGTTAGCGGGCTTTTTCACTCGGCGTTGGGTTTGAGGAACGCGGCGTTGCTAGGATTCCGCGTTGGCTCCTGCAAATAG